A genome region from Bradyrhizobium commune includes the following:
- a CDS encoding transporter codes for MVKQRAHWPAWLISAGALLALLARPAAAGPPFVSDDPEPTDTGHFEIYTFNNGTNTRAGTAGETGIDFNYGAARDLQLTATLPAGYNDTGGGGTRVGLGNVELAAKYRFLHQDTFGLDVSVFPRVFLPSGSGAIGDNHASLLLPIWVQKDFGKQWSAFGGGGCTFNEIRAANFCQAGAVLTYQVLPKLQIGGELFHQTADSQGTPATTSLGLGWRYDVTDNYHLLGYIRRSIENTDDTGRYSWYASVLFTF; via the coding sequence ATGGTGAAACAGCGCGCGCATTGGCCAGCTTGGTTGATTTCAGCCGGTGCGCTGCTGGCGCTGCTCGCTCGACCGGCTGCGGCGGGCCCGCCTTTCGTATCCGACGACCCCGAACCGACCGACACCGGCCATTTCGAGATCTACACGTTCAATAACGGCACCAATACGCGCGCGGGTACGGCGGGCGAGACCGGAATAGACTTCAATTACGGCGCGGCTCGGGATCTTCAACTCACTGCAACATTGCCGGCAGGTTACAACGACACTGGCGGCGGGGGGACGCGCGTTGGGCTCGGCAACGTCGAGCTTGCAGCCAAGTATCGCTTCTTACATCAGGATACGTTCGGCCTCGACGTCAGCGTGTTTCCGCGCGTATTCCTGCCCAGCGGGTCGGGGGCCATCGGAGACAATCACGCATCATTGCTGCTGCCGATATGGGTGCAGAAGGATTTCGGCAAGCAGTGGTCCGCTTTCGGCGGAGGCGGCTGCACCTTCAACGAAATCCGCGCTGCGAATTTCTGTCAAGCCGGCGCCGTGCTGACCTATCAGGTGCTCCCTAAGCTTCAGATCGGGGGCGAGCTCTTCCATCAAACCGCGGATTCCCAGGGAACGCCTGCCACGACGAGCCTTGGTTTGGGGTGGCGCTACGACGTAACCGACAACTACCATCTGCTTGGCTACATCAGGCGGAGCATCGAAAACACGGACGATACCGGCCGCTACTCCTGGTATGCGTCCGTGCTCTTCACCTTCTGA
- a CDS encoding MurR/RpiR family transcriptional regulator, with amino-acid sequence MIDRAGTGAQPSELDRRLAEARQQLAATGLRVANFIDENRQVVLASSAAALGARIGTSDATVLRTIQRLGFPSLADLKSEILKSGASSTPADDMRRSLIDLGKTTGEALDDILDAHTDGLAVLRSAKCRAQIAAAVPILDAAARICVFGIGPSSALAAYVSILLARSGRRTRTINATGSMLADQLLDLRSGDALLILAYGRLYREVKAVFAEARALDLRTVLITEAADAPLSKLADACVAIPRGRPGRIALHGATLVGLEALVFSLVAANPDAALASLDKLNRLRRATEARGRVEKPKGKEEGKRRSPGWMTASKRARFRK; translated from the coding sequence ATGATCGACAGGGCCGGAACCGGCGCACAACCCAGTGAACTTGATCGCAGGCTTGCCGAAGCAAGGCAGCAGCTTGCCGCCACAGGATTGCGCGTCGCCAACTTCATCGACGAGAATAGGCAAGTCGTTCTAGCGAGTTCCGCAGCCGCGCTGGGCGCAAGAATCGGCACCTCGGACGCGACGGTGCTTCGCACGATTCAGAGGCTGGGCTTTCCGAGTCTGGCCGATCTCAAATCTGAGATCCTGAAGTCGGGAGCGAGTTCGACGCCGGCGGACGACATGCGGCGCAGCTTGATCGACCTCGGGAAGACAACGGGCGAGGCGCTGGACGACATCCTCGATGCTCATACCGACGGCCTTGCCGTCCTGCGCTCGGCGAAATGTCGGGCTCAAATCGCCGCCGCAGTTCCAATACTCGATGCCGCCGCGCGCATCTGCGTGTTCGGCATCGGTCCATCGTCCGCACTTGCTGCTTATGTCTCGATTTTGCTTGCCCGCAGTGGCCGTCGTACACGCACGATCAACGCGACCGGTTCCATGCTCGCCGATCAGCTGCTGGATCTTCGCTCGGGCGATGCTCTCCTGATCCTCGCTTATGGCCGGCTCTATCGCGAGGTGAAAGCAGTATTCGCCGAAGCAAGAGCGCTCGATCTCCGGACCGTATTGATCACGGAAGCGGCCGACGCGCCGCTTTCGAAACTGGCGGACGCCTGCGTGGCGATCCCGCGCGGCCGCCCTGGCCGGATCGCACTGCACGGCGCGACTCTCGTCGGGCTCGAAGCACTGGTGTTCTCGCTCGTCGCTGCAAATCCGGACGCGGCACTCGCCTCCCTCGACAAGCTCAATCGACTGAGGCGCGCGACCGAAGCACGGGGCAGAGTTGAAAAGCCCAAGGGCAAGGAAGAAGGCAAGAGAAGGAGCCCCGGATGGATGACGGCGTCGAAACGAGCAAGGTTCCGGAAGTAA
- a CDS encoding COG4705 family protein: MDDGVETSKVPEVTLIFWIIKILATTLGETGGDAVSMSMNLGYAVSSAIFIGLFLIAVAAQILARKFHPFLYWFVVVATTTAGTTMADLADRSLGIGYPGGSSLLFALLMASLFVWYRSEGSISVNTVSNPRVESFYWVSILFSQTLGTALGDWMADTNGLGYEGGALVFGVGLAVIAAAYYFTSASRTALFWAAFILTRPLGATLGDLLDKPLANGGLAFSRYYASAILAALIIACVALLPQRAGTHPAQPERSRI; the protein is encoded by the coding sequence ATGGATGACGGCGTCGAAACGAGCAAGGTTCCGGAAGTAACCCTGATCTTCTGGATCATCAAGATTTTGGCAACGACGCTGGGCGAAACGGGCGGCGACGCCGTGTCGATGTCCATGAATCTCGGATATGCAGTGAGTAGCGCGATCTTCATCGGCCTCTTTTTGATCGCGGTGGCCGCCCAGATCCTGGCGCGGAAATTCCATCCCTTCCTCTATTGGTTCGTCGTTGTTGCCACGACGACGGCCGGCACGACCATGGCCGATCTCGCGGACCGTTCGCTCGGCATCGGCTATCCGGGCGGATCGTCGCTGCTCTTCGCGCTGCTGATGGCCTCCCTTTTCGTCTGGTACCGCTCGGAAGGATCGATCTCGGTCAACACCGTTTCGAATCCCCGTGTGGAGTCCTTCTACTGGGTCTCGATCCTGTTCTCGCAGACGCTCGGCACCGCGCTCGGCGACTGGATGGCGGACACCAATGGTCTCGGTTACGAAGGTGGTGCCCTCGTGTTCGGCGTCGGGCTCGCCGTAATCGCAGCGGCCTACTATTTCACCTCCGCCTCGCGAACCGCGTTGTTCTGGGCCGCCTTCATTCTGACCCGACCGCTGGGCGCGACCCTCGGCGATCTGCTCGACAAGCCGTTGGCCAACGGCGGACTTGCGTTCAGCCGGTACTATGCCTCGGCGATCCTCGCGGCGCTCATCATTGCCTGCGTGGCCTTGCTCCCACAGCGCGCCGGCACCCATCCGGCTCAGCCCGAACGGAGCCGGATCTGA
- the cysK gene encoding cysteine synthase A: MGHRYQSILETVGHTPVVRINRLAPPDVNLFVKIEAFNPLGSVKDRLALGVIEAAEKSGELKRGQTVIEATSGNTGIGLAMVCAAKGYPLVVTMAEPFSVERRKLMRFLGAKVVVTPAADRAVGMINKTIELARTHGWFMTRQFENEANPDFHSRTTALEILDDFAGERLDYWVTGYGTGGTLKGVAQVLAKQRPETKIIVCEPEDAQLLGSGVEQQRNPNGTPAAPHPEFKPHPMQGWTPDFIPKLTGDAVMMKVIDRILPIAGADALRCSKELAIKEGIFVGITSGATMAGALKIAAQAEKGANILCMLPDTGERYLSTPLFADVSADMNEEELKISRSTPTAQFKL; this comes from the coding sequence ATGGGCCACAGATATCAAAGCATTCTTGAAACGGTCGGCCATACACCCGTCGTGCGGATCAATCGTCTCGCTCCCCCGGACGTCAATTTGTTCGTCAAAATCGAGGCCTTCAATCCGCTCGGCTCGGTGAAGGATCGGCTGGCACTTGGTGTGATCGAAGCCGCGGAGAAATCGGGGGAGCTGAAACGTGGCCAAACCGTGATAGAGGCCACCAGCGGTAACACGGGAATTGGTCTTGCGATGGTTTGCGCCGCCAAGGGGTACCCGCTGGTGGTCACAATGGCCGAGCCCTTCAGTGTCGAACGCCGCAAGCTCATGCGTTTCCTGGGCGCGAAGGTTGTCGTGACGCCCGCTGCCGATCGGGCCGTCGGAATGATCAACAAGACGATCGAGCTTGCCAGGACACACGGCTGGTTCATGACGCGGCAATTCGAGAACGAGGCCAATCCCGACTTCCACTCCAGGACCACGGCGCTCGAGATCCTGGACGATTTCGCCGGAGAACGACTGGACTATTGGGTCACGGGTTACGGAACCGGCGGCACGCTGAAGGGCGTTGCCCAAGTGCTCGCCAAGCAGCGTCCCGAAACCAAGATCATCGTCTGCGAACCCGAGGACGCGCAGCTCCTGGGCAGCGGCGTCGAGCAGCAGCGTAATCCGAATGGCACGCCGGCTGCGCCACATCCGGAATTCAAGCCCCATCCAATGCAGGGCTGGACACCTGATTTCATTCCGAAGCTGACGGGAGACGCCGTGATGATGAAGGTCATCGACCGGATTTTGCCGATCGCCGGCGCCGATGCTCTCCGATGCAGCAAGGAGCTTGCGATCAAGGAGGGCATATTTGTCGGCATCACGTCAGGCGCAACCATGGCAGGCGCGCTCAAGATCGCAGCCCAGGCAGAGAAGGGCGCAAATATTCTTTGCATGCTGCCGGACACCGGCGAGCGCTATCTCAGCACGCCACTCTTCGCCGATGTCTCCGCCGACATGAACGAGGAAGAGCTCAAGATATCCCGCTCCACACCGACGGCTCAGTTCAAGCTGTAG